TTCAGCCTTGAGGACAAGATCAGGCAGGCAGGCGGCAACCCGGCCAGGATGCTGCGCGAGGACCCGACTGAGCCCTATCTCTTCCCCTTCCGGGAGCAGTTCAGCAACTGGCGCGACGAGCAGACGGCGTGGGCCACCACGGCGACCCTGTTCGACCAGTCGTTCCACATGCAAGACATCTACTTCACCGGCCCGGACGTCAAGCGGCTGTTCTCGGAGAGTGCGGTGAACAACTTCGCGACGTTCGGGCGCAACCGCGCCAAGCAGTTGGTCGCGGTCAACCCCGACGGCGACATCATCGGTGACGGGATCGTCTTCGGGTTCGAGGACGACCGGTATGTGCTTGTCGGCACGCCTCCCGCCTCCGACTGGCTGGCTTTCCGCGCGCAGAGCGGCGACTACGACGTTGAGGTCGAAGCGGACCCGGCGACCCCCTTCAACCCCAATCCGCGCAAGAAGTTCCGCTATCAGCTCCAGGGTCCCCGCAGCCTCGACATCATCCGCAAGGCCGCGGGCGACGCGATCGACCACATCAAATTCTTCCAGATGGGCGAGTTCCAGATCGCAGGCGTGCCGATCCGCGCGCTCAACCACACGATGATGGGCGTCCCCGGACAGGAGCACACCGGCCTGGAGATGACCGGGCCGGTCGCCGAGAGTCAGCGTGTGCTGGACGCCCTGGTGCATGCCGGCGAGGAGTTCGGGATGCGCATGGGCGGCTCGCTCGCCTACGCGACGGTCGCCCAAGCCTCCGGATGGTTCCCCATGCCGGTCCCCGCGGTCTACCTCGGCGACGAGCTGCGGGCCTACCGGCAGCACCTGCCCGCCGCGAGCTTCGAGGGCCGCGCCTCCATCGGCGGCAGCCTGGAGTCCGACGACATCCGCGACTACTACCTCACCCCCTGGGACCTCGGCTACGGGCATCTCATCCACTTCGAGCACGAGTTCGTCGGCCGTGACGGGCTCCTGGCCCGCAAGGACGAGCCGCACAAGACCAAGGTGTTCCTGCGCTGGAACGACCAGGACGCCGGCGACGCGATCACCAGCAGCCTCTTCGACGCCCCGAACGGCGCCAAGTTCATGGAGATGCCCTCTGCTGCTTACGCCATGGCCCACTACGACCAGGTCCGGGTCAGCGGCACGCAGATCGGGGTCGCCAACTGGCCGGTGTACATCACCAACTTCGGCGGCTGGGTTCCAACCGGCCTCATCGACGATCAGTACGCCAAGGAAGGCACCGAGGTCGAGGTGCTGTGGGGCAACGAGTCCGCGATCGGAGTCAAGCCGCGCGTCGAGGCCCACAAGACCCGTGGCATCCGCGCCACCGTCCACACCGCGCCCCCGCTCAAGAAGCACTGACGAGGCCCTGGACACGATGACATCAAAAGGAGCCGCAGCGGTGACGCCCACGGCTGACGCCGGAACCTCAGCGGACACGGGGCGCACTGGGGACGAGGGACGCCTTATCGTCCACGGCCAGGACCGCTCCGGCGTCGTGGCGGGCGTCTCCGCCGCGCTGACCGCGGCGGGCGCGAACATCGTCTCCCTCGACCAGTACTCCACTGACCCATCCGGGGGGCGGTTCTTCCAGCGGACGGTCTTTCGCATCCACGGCCTCGCCGTCGTGCGGCCTGACCTGGAGGCCGTGTTGCAAGAGCGGATCGGCGCGGACCTCGGCCTGCAACGGAGCCTCGTCGAGGCCGCCAGGTCCAAGCGGGTCGCGATCTTCGCGTCGCAGACTGATCACTGCCTGCTTGACCTGCTGTGGCGGCAGCGCCGCGGGGAACTGAACATGTCCGTCGCGATGGTGGTCTCCCATCACCCCCGATCTCGCCGAGGAGGTCCGCCAGTTCAACGTCCCGTACTTCTCCGTTCCCGTCGAGAACGGGGACAAGAAGGCGGCGGAGCGGGAACCTCTCCGGCTGCTGAAGGGCAACGTCGACCTGGTCATCCTCGCCCGGTACATGCAGATCATCTCCGACGACTTCATCCGCGAGGTCGGGGTGCCCATCATCAACATCCACCATTCCTTCCTGCCGGCGTTCATCGGGGCCGGCCCGTGCCAGAAGGCCTAGGTCCGCGGGGTGGAGCTCGTCGGCGCCGCGGCGCATACGTCACCGAGGATCTCGATGAGGGGCCGATCATCGAGCAGGACGTGGTGCGCGTCACCCACGCCGACTCGGTGCGTGACCAGATGCGGCGCGGTGCCGATGTCGAGCGCACGGTCCTGGCCCGTGCCGTCGGCTGGCATTGCGGGGACCGCGTGCTGCGGGACGGCAACTCGACGGTCGTGCTCGCGTCGTGACCGCCGCGATCATCGACGGTGCCGCCGTCGCACGGGCGAGCCGTGCCCGAACCGCCGGCCGCGCGGCCGCGTTCCGTGCCCGCCACGGCGTCGCCCCGGGGCTCGCCACCGTCCTGGTCGGCGACGACCCGGCCAGCGAGGTGTATGTGCGCAACAAGCGCCGGGCAGCCACGGAAGCTGGCATTGCGGACTTCCACCGGCACCTGGACGCACGGTCCGCGCCAGACGACCTGGCCGGCGTCATCGCCGATCTCGGCGCCGACCACCGGGTGTCAGGCATCCTGCTCCAGCTGCCCGTCCCCCAGCATCTGGACGGGCCGGCGCTGGTCGACCTCATCCCCCCGGACAAGGACGTCGACGGGCTCACCACCCTGAGCCAGGGCCTGCTCGCCCGGGGGCTGCCCGGCCTGCGGCCGTGCACCCCCAGCGGTGTCATCGAGCTGCTGGACTCCGCCGACGTCGGCCTGGCCGGCGCGCACGTCGTCGTGGTCGGCCGCTCCGAACTGGTCGGCAAGCCGATGGCGCAGCTCCTGCTCGGGCGTGACGCCACCGTCACGATCGCCCACTCCCGCACTCGGAACCTCGAGGCGGTCACCCGGGAGGCCGACATCCTGGTCGTCGCGGCCGGCCGGCCCGCGCTGATCACGGCGCGGCACGTGAAACCCGGCGCGGCCGTCATCGACGTCGGCATCCACCGCACCAGTCACGGGCTGGCCGGCGACGTCGCCTTCGACGAGGTCTCCGCCGTGGCCGGGTACCTGACACCGGTCCCCGGCGGCGTCGGCCCGATGACGATCGCCGCCCTTCTCTCCAACACCGTCTCCGCCGCCGAGATCAGGGCGGCGGCCACTGAATCCACGGACCGGAGGTCCCCGCACCATGTCCTATGACATCCTCGACGGCTTGTCGCCTGAGATGACCGGGAAAGACGTTCCCTCCTCGACGAAGCACGCGCCCTGCTCCCGGCAGGCACCCGCGTGAACGTCACCTACCTCGGCAACGAGAACTTCGAGATGCGACGGGAGGGGATCTGATGGCAGTGCACACGTCCCCCGGAACGGCAGGAGATCCGGCGAGCGGGGCAGCGGTCCGGTCACTTATCGGCGACGCTGCCATCGAAGTGATCCCGCTGCGCAGCGCGGATGAGAAACTGAAGGCGATTCCCGAGGGAACGACGGTCTCCGTGACCACCTCGGCGAAGCTGGGCCTGGGCCGGACCCTGGAGTTTGCCGAGCGGGCGGTGCGGGCGGGGTTCAACGTTGTCCCGCACCTGGCCGCGCGGCAGCTGACCGGCGAGGAGGAGCTGCGCAGGTTCATCGGCCGGCTGGGGGAGCTGGGGATCAGCCGGCTGTACCTCATCGGGGGGGACGTGACGCCGCCCGCGGGGCCGTATGACTCTTCGCTGCAGGTCCTTGAGGCCATGCAGCGCATGGATCATGGGCTGCGCCGGATCGGCGTGGCGTGTTATCCCGAGGGGCACCCGAAGATCAGCGACGCGGCGCTGTCTGAGGCGCTGCGCGATAAGCAGCCTTATGCCGCGTACATGGTGAGCCAGCTGTGCTTCAGCCCCGAGGTGCTGGTGTCGTGGCTGCGGCGGGTGCGCGGTGAGGGCATCACGCTGCCGTTGCTTATCGGGCTGGCCGCCCCGATGCAGGTGACCAAGCTGATCAAGCTGGGGCCGCAGATCGGGGTCGGCACCTCGGTGCGGTACCTCGCCAAGCAGCACGGGTTCATCGGCAATGTCCTGAAGGGCGGCGCCTACCGGCCCGAGAGCCTGCTGCTGGAGATTGGCGATGCGGTCACGTCGCCGGAGCTGGGGATCGAGGGGCTGCACCTGTTCTCGTTCAACCAGGTCGAGGAGACCGTCCGGTGGCAGCGGGATATCACGGCGGCCTCTTCCGGGGCCGCGCGGTGACCGCGGTCGGAAATACCGAACAGCCGGAGACAGTCCTGGATGAGTGGCTGGCCGCCGCCGGGGAGGACCCGGCCGCGTTCTACCACCGGTCCCTGATCACCGTCGTGGGCAGGTCCAATAACGTCGGCAAGCCCGCCGTGTCCCTGGCCTATGGCCGGCAGGCGGCGGTGGAGTCGGTCGATGAGTGGGCCAGCCGCTCGGGCCGGCTCGGCCTGCATACCCGCCGGGCCGACGTCCTCATCGTCGCCGCCGGCGTGCCTGGGCTCATCCGCGCCGAGCACGTCCGCGAGGGCGCGGTCGTCCTCGACGTCGGCATCAACCAGGTCACCGACCCCGCCACCGGCAACGGCCGCCTGGTCGGCGACGTGGACTACGACGCGGTCGCCCCCCGGGTGCGGGCCATCACGCCGGTTCCCGGCGGGATCGGCCCGGTCACCGACGTGTGGGTCATCCGCAACACGGTCGCTGCGGCCAGGAACGCCGCCCGGCAGCGCTGCGCGTGACCCGGTCGTCTCGTCAGGAAGGAGCATCCTCATCATGGCCGCCATCACCCTAGCGCCGGGGACCGAGTACGTGCTCACAGTGTCGTGCGCCAACCGGCCCGGCCTCCTCCACGCCATCTCCAGCTTCCTCGTCGATCACGACGCCAACGTGATCGAGAACAAGCAGTTCGACGACCGGCAGGCCGACATGTTCTTCATGCGGGTCCAGTTCGAGTCGGCGTCGGGCAGCCCGCTCGACGCTGGGGCGCTACGGAAGGACTTCGCCGAGGTCGCTGAGCCCTGCGGCATGACCTGGAACCTCACCGACGCCGCGCAGCGCCAGCGGGTCCTCATCATGGTCAGCAAGTACGGCCATTGCCTCAACGACCTGCTGTTCCGGGCCAGCACCGGATGGCTCAACATCGACATCGTCGCGGTCGTGTCCAACCACCCCGACCTCGCGCCCCTGGCCGACGACTACGAGATCCCGTTCTACCACGTGCCCGTCGACCCCGCCGACAAGGCCAAGGCCGAGGCCGAGCTGCTCCGGCTCGCCGACGAGCACCGGGCCGACCTGGTCGTCCTCGCCCGCTACATGCAGATCCTGTCCGACGACCTATGCCGACAGCTGGAAGGCCGGGCGATCAACATCCACCACTCCATGCTCCCCAGCTTCAAGGGCGCCCGCCCCTACTTCCAGGCCTACGAACGCGGCGTCAAACTCGTCGGCGCCACCGCCCATTACGTGACCGCGGACCTGGACGAGGGACCGATCATCGAGCAGACCGTGACGCCTGTCAACCACTCGATGACCGCCGGGGACTTCACCGCGATCGGACGGGACACCGAGTGCCTGGCCCTGGCGCACGCCGTCCGGTGGCACACCGAAAACCGCGTCCTGCTCGACGGCAAGCGGACCGTCGTCTTCCGATGACAGCCGCGATGACCAGTAGTTTCGGCTTGGATATGCGACTGTTCGGCGCCGAACCCAATGATCTCGAACGGTCCGGCCTGACTCTCACCGACCGCGTGCTTCTGCACCGTTTTGCGACGTCACGGACCGTGGTCTTCCAATGACCTGCACCTGCGGCGCCGTGGACGCGGTCGCGGCCATGGCGTACCTGGACGGGCTGACCGGCTATGAGCAGACCGGCCGGCTGGAGCAGCCCACGCTTGAGCGGATGGCCCGCCTGGCCGGCGCGCTGGGCGACCCGCAGCGCGCCTACCCGGTCATTCACCTGACCGGCACGAACGGGAAGGGCTCCACGGCCGCGATGATCGCCAGCTTGCTGAGCGGCCAGGGACTGCGGGTCGGGACCTACACCAGCCCGCATGTCACCCGGCTGGCCGAGCGCGTCACGATCGGCGGGAAGCCCGTCGCGGACGAGGCCCTGGCCGGGGCTGTTGACCGGGTCAGGCAGGCGGCCGTGCGGGCCGGGGTCACGCCGAGCTGGTTCGAGGCAGTGACCGCCGCCGCGCTGTGGCTGCTGGCCGCGGCCGGGGTGGACGTGGCCGTGATCGAGGTGGGGATGTTGGGCCGCTGGGATGCCACGAACGTCGCCGACGGGGCGGTGGCCGTGGTCACCAACGTGCAGCTGGACCACACGGACGTGGCGGGCCCGACGCGGGCGGGGATCGCGGCGGAGAAGGCGGGCATCATCAAGCCGGGCGCCACCCTCGTCCTGGGGGAGCGGGACCCGGGGCTCCGGGCCATCTTCGAGGCACAGCACCCGGCCCGCATCCTGGCCGCGGGCCAGGAGATGTCCTGGCGCAACCGCCGCGTTACCCCGGCTGGTTCCCTGGTCGATCTCGTCAACCTCTGGGGGACGCGGGCCGGGATCGCAGTCGGCATGTTCGGCGCGCATCAGTGTGACAACGCGCTGCTGGCGCTGACAGCCGCCGAGGCGTTCACCGGGGCGCCGATCCCCGCGGCCGCCGTGACCGCCGCCCTGGGCGGCACGCAGGTTCCCGGACGCTTCGAGATCGTCCGGACCAGCCCGGTCGTGGCCCTGGACGGCGCGCACAACCCGGCCGGCGCGGCGGCGCTGCGCCGGACCATCGAGGAGAGCTTTGCCTCCGTCACGCCCCGGATCCTGGTCTACGGCACCCTGGCCGGCCGGGACCCCGTCGAGTTCCTTGACCAGGCCGGGGTCCGGTCCGCGGACCTCGTCGTCACCACCGAACCGGCTTCCCCGCGGGCAATGTCGGCCGATCTCCTTGCCGGGGTGGTCCGCGGCTTCGGGGTGCCCGTCACACCCGTCAGGCGGCCCGCGCAGGCCCTTTCGGCCGCGGTGACCGCGGCGGGCCGCCGCGGCCTGGTCGTCGCCACGGGCTCGCTATATCTCATCGCCCCCCCCTCAGAGCCGCCGCCCTCGAACGCCCGTCCGGAGTGCTTCCATGACCGCCGACACCCTGACCGCGCCCGCCGCCTCCCGGCCTCGCCCCGCTGCCCAGCCGCGCCAGGATGTCCCGGGGTTTCCCCGCCGGGACCGCTGCCTGGTGATGGGGATCGTCAACGTCACGCCTGATTCCTTCTCCGACGGCGGGGCCTGCCTGGCTGCGGCGAGCGCCGTGGAGCACGGCCTGGCGCTGGCCCGCTCCGGGGCGGACATCATCGATGTGGGCGGTGAATCGACCCGGCCCGGCGCTGGCCGCACCGGGGAAGCCGAGGAACTGCGGCGGGTGCTGCCCGTGATCCGCGAGCTGTCCGGGGCGGGCCTCACGGTGACCATCGACACCACGCGCTCCCGGGTGGCCGAGGCGGCGCTGGCGGCCGGGGCAGCGGGCATCAACGACGTCAGCGGCGGGCTCGCCGACCCGGCGATGGCCGCGCTGGCCGCCGGGGCGCGCGTCCCCTATGTCGCGATGCACTGGCGCGGCCCCAGCCGCGACATGCAGCAGCGCGCGGTCTACGCCGATGTCGTCGCCGAGGTCGCCGCCGAGCTCCGCTCCCGGCTGGACGCGCTCCTGCGGGCCGGCATCGACCGCCGGCAGCTCGTGCTCGATCCCGGCCTCGGCTTCGCCAAACGGCCCGCGCACAACTGGCAATTGCTGAACCGGCTCGGCGAACTGCGGGCGCTGGGCCAGCCGGTGCTGATCGGAGCGTCCCGCAAGTCGTTCCTGGGCGCGCTGCCGGGCCCGGGCGGCAATACCCCGCCGCCGTCGGCGCGGGACATGGCCACCGCGGCCGTCTCCGCGCTGGCCGCCGCCGCGGGCGCGTACTGCGTCCGCGTGCATGACGTGACCGCCACGCTCGATGCCGTGCGGGTGGCCGCCGCGTGGACGGCATCGAGCGTGGACACGGCTCGGCCGGAAGAGGGCTGATGATGATTCCTGACGTGCAGAGCTGGCCCGATGACCGCGGGATCGGGCTTGACGAGGTGGGTATCACCGGGGTCCGTTACCCGGTCTCGGTGTTCGACGCCGGCCACGGCAAGCAGGACACGGTGGCCGGCGTGACGCTATCGGTCTCGCTCCCGCCGGAGAAGAAGGGCGCCCGCCTCAGCCGGTTCGTCGAGGTTCTCGACGCCCATGCGGGCGAGGTGACGCCCCAGACCATCCCCGTGATCCTCACGGCGCTGCAGGACCGGCTCGGCAGCCCGGCCGCCCGCCTGCACCTGAGGTTCCCGTACTTTCTGCGGCGCAGCGCCCCGGTCAGCGGGGCCACCGCAATGATGGACTATGAGTGCGGGATCACCGCGTCGGCACGCGGAGATGATGTCCGCCTGGCGATCAGCGCGCGTGTCCCGGTGACCAGCGTCTGCCCGTGCAGCAAGGCCATCAGCGACTACGGGGCGCACAACCAGCGCAGCCACATCACCATCGAGGCCGAGCCAGCCGCCGGGGTCGGCCCCGCCCAGGCGCCGGTGTGGCTGGAGGGCCTCATCACCGCGGCCGAGACGACCGCGTCCAGCCCGGTCTTCCCGCTGCTCAAGCGTGCCGACGAGCGGCAGGTCATCATGCACGGCTACGACCACCCGGTGTTCGTCGAGGACATGGCCCGCGGGGTCACCGAACGGCTGCGCGCCGACTCCTGGATCGCGCGCTTCACCGTGGAAGCGGCCAGCGACGAAAGCATCCACGACCACAGCGCCTTCGCCCGGCTTTCCTGGCCGCCGCACCGCTAAGCCTCGGAGGACAGATATGCCGGACGACAGTGCGGGCCTTATCCAGCGGCGCGTCGCCTGCGCCCTGGAACCCCTGGAGGTGCTTGCGCGGCTGGGCGGCCGTCCCGGGCTTACCGGCCTCATCGGTTCCTGGGCGGGCGGCGGAGCGCTGATCACCTCCGACCCGGTCGCGCCGGCCACATCCATCGCCGACATCGACGAGCATCCCGCGGCCGCGGCCGGTCCTGGTGATGGCACGGCCGCCCTGCCTGATCCCGCCGGGTTTGTCGGCGGCGGCTGGTTCGGGGTTCTGGGCTATCAGCTCGGCCGCGATCTCGAGCGCCTGCCCGCCCCGCCGCCGCGGCCGGCCCCGGTGCCGGAGCTGCGGGTGTCCTACTTCGACCACGTGCTGCGGTACGACGCGGGGGCGGGAACCTGGTGGTTCGAATCGGTGGCCGGCCCGGACCGGGCCGAGCGGCATTACCGCCAGGTCACCGCCCGGCTGCACGGCCGAGCGCCGGCCTCCCGTGGCTACGAGTTCGGCCCGTTCCGGATGACCCCCGCGCCCGCGGCGCATCAGGACGCGGTCGCCCGCTGCCTGGAGCACATCGCCGCAGGCGACATCTTCCAGGCCAACATCTGCCTGCGGGCGGCGGCGGCGTTCCAGGGGGATCCGCTGGAGGCGTTCATCCGCGGCGTCCGCGGGCTGCGGCCCGCGTACGCGGCCTACGTGACCACCAGCCACGGCGCAGTGGCCAGCTTCTCCCCGGAGCTGTTCCTGGACCGGCGCGGCCGGGCCGTGCTGACCTCGCCGATCAAGGGCACCGCGCCGCTTTCGGCCGATCCGCGCGACCTGGCGTCCTCCCAGAAGGACCAGGCCGAGAACACGATGATCGTGGACCTGATGCGCAACGACCTGAGCCGGGTCTGCCTCCCCGGATCCGTTCACGTGCCGTCCACGGCCCGGGCCGAGGCGCACACCGGCGTGTGGCATCTCGTCCGCGACATCTCCGGCACCCTGCGCCCCGGCGTCACCGACTCGCAGCTGGTCCGCGTCACCTTCCCGCCCGGCAGCGTCACAGGCGCGCCGAAGGTCCGCGCGATGGAGCTGATCAGCCAGCTGGAGACCACCGGACGCGAGGCCTACACCGGAGCCATCGGCTACGCGTCCGCTGCGCGGCTGGAGATGAACGTCGCCATCCGGACGTTCGAGTTCCTCGGTGACACCGCGTGGATCGGCGTCGGCGGGGGTATCGTCCTGGACTCCGATCCCGCCAAAGAGATGCGCGAGTGCCTGGACAAGCTGCAGCCCCTCCTGACCGCCGTCGGCGCCGCGCTGGA
This genomic interval from Streptomyces dengpaensis contains the following:
- a CDS encoding aminomethyltransferase family protein, producing the protein MTFFSLEDKIRQAGGNPARMLREDPTEPYLFPFREQFSNWRDEQTAWATTATLFDQSFHMQDIYFTGPDVKRLFSESAVNNFATFGRNRAKQLVAVNPDGDIIGDGIVFGFEDDRYVLVGTPPASDWLAFRAQSGDYDVEVEADPATPFNPNPRKKFRYQLQGPRSLDIIRKAAGDAIDHIKFFQMGEFQIAGVPIRALNHTMMGVPGQEHTGLEMTGPVAESQRVLDALVHAGEEFGMRMGGSLAYATVAQASGWFPMPVPAVYLGDELRAYRQHLPAASFEGRASIGGSLESDDIRDYYLTPWDLGYGHLIHFEHEFVGRDGLLARKDEPHKTKVFLRWNDQDAGDAITSSLFDAPNGAKFMEMPSAAYAMAHYDQVRVSGTQIGVANWPVYITNFGGWVPTGLIDDQYAKEGTEVEVLWGNESAIGVKPRVEAHKTRGIRATVHTAPPLKKH
- a CDS encoding formyltransferase family protein, with the protein product MTPDLAEEVRQFNVPYFSVPVENGDKKAAEREPLRLLKGNVDLVILARYMQIISDDFIREVGVPIINIHHSFLPAFIGAGPCQKA
- a CDS encoding formyltransferase family protein: MPEGLGPRGGARRRRGAYVTEDLDEGPIIEQDVVRVTHADSVRDQMRRGADVERTVLARAVGWHCGDRVLRDGNSTVVLAS
- the folD gene encoding bifunctional methylenetetrahydrofolate dehydrogenase/methenyltetrahydrofolate cyclohydrolase FolD; this encodes MTAAIIDGAAVARASRARTAGRAAAFRARHGVAPGLATVLVGDDPASEVYVRNKRRAATEAGIADFHRHLDARSAPDDLAGVIADLGADHRVSGILLQLPVPQHLDGPALVDLIPPDKDVDGLTTLSQGLLARGLPGLRPCTPSGVIELLDSADVGLAGAHVVVVGRSELVGKPMAQLLLGRDATVTIAHSRTRNLEAVTREADILVVAAGRPALITARHVKPGAAVIDVGIHRTSHGLAGDVAFDEVSAVAGYLTPVPGGVGPMTIAALLSNTVSAAEIRAAATESTDRRSPHHVL
- a CDS encoding methylenetetrahydrofolate reductase, with amino-acid sequence MAVHTSPGTAGDPASGAAVRSLIGDAAIEVIPLRSADEKLKAIPEGTTVSVTTSAKLGLGRTLEFAERAVRAGFNVVPHLAARQLTGEEELRRFIGRLGELGISRLYLIGGDVTPPAGPYDSSLQVLEAMQRMDHGLRRIGVACYPEGHPKISDAALSEALRDKQPYAAYMVSQLCFSPEVLVSWLRRVRGEGITLPLLIGLAAPMQVTKLIKLGPQIGVGTSVRYLAKQHGFIGNVLKGGAYRPESLLLEIGDAVTSPELGIEGLHLFSFNQVEETVRWQRDITAASSGAAR
- the purU gene encoding formyltetrahydrofolate deformylase, with the protein product MAAITLAPGTEYVLTVSCANRPGLLHAISSFLVDHDANVIENKQFDDRQADMFFMRVQFESASGSPLDAGALRKDFAEVAEPCGMTWNLTDAAQRQRVLIMVSKYGHCLNDLLFRASTGWLNIDIVAVVSNHPDLAPLADDYEIPFYHVPVDPADKAKAEAELLRLADEHRADLVVLARYMQILSDDLCRQLEGRAINIHHSMLPSFKGARPYFQAYERGVKLVGATAHYVTADLDEGPIIEQTVTPVNHSMTAGDFTAIGRDTECLALAHAVRWHTENRVLLDGKRTVVFR
- a CDS encoding bifunctional folylpolyglutamate synthase/dihydrofolate synthase gives rise to the protein MTCTCGAVDAVAAMAYLDGLTGYEQTGRLEQPTLERMARLAGALGDPQRAYPVIHLTGTNGKGSTAAMIASLLSGQGLRVGTYTSPHVTRLAERVTIGGKPVADEALAGAVDRVRQAAVRAGVTPSWFEAVTAAALWLLAAAGVDVAVIEVGMLGRWDATNVADGAVAVVTNVQLDHTDVAGPTRAGIAAEKAGIIKPGATLVLGERDPGLRAIFEAQHPARILAAGQEMSWRNRRVTPAGSLVDLVNLWGTRAGIAVGMFGAHQCDNALLALTAAEAFTGAPIPAAAVTAALGGTQVPGRFEIVRTSPVVALDGAHNPAGAAALRRTIEESFASVTPRILVYGTLAGRDPVEFLDQAGVRSADLVVTTEPASPRAMSADLLAGVVRGFGVPVTPVRRPAQALSAAVTAAGRRGLVVATGSLYLIAPPSEPPPSNARPECFHDRRHPDRARRLPASPRCPAAPGCPGVSPPGPLPGDGDRQRHA
- the folP gene encoding dihydropteroate synthase produces the protein MGIVNVTPDSFSDGGACLAAASAVEHGLALARSGADIIDVGGESTRPGAGRTGEAEELRRVLPVIRELSGAGLTVTIDTTRSRVAEAALAAGAAGINDVSGGLADPAMAALAAGARVPYVAMHWRGPSRDMQQRAVYADVVAEVAAELRSRLDALLRAGIDRRQLVLDPGLGFAKRPAHNWQLLNRLGELRALGQPVLIGASRKSFLGALPGPGGNTPPPSARDMATAAVSALAAAAGAYCVRVHDVTATLDAVRVAAAWTASSVDTARPEEG
- the folE2 gene encoding GTP cyclohydrolase FolE2, which gives rise to MMIPDVQSWPDDRGIGLDEVGITGVRYPVSVFDAGHGKQDTVAGVTLSVSLPPEKKGARLSRFVEVLDAHAGEVTPQTIPVILTALQDRLGSPAARLHLRFPYFLRRSAPVSGATAMMDYECGITASARGDDVRLAISARVPVTSVCPCSKAISDYGAHNQRSHITIEAEPAAGVGPAQAPVWLEGLITAAETTASSPVFPLLKRADERQVIMHGYDHPVFVEDMARGVTERLRADSWIARFTVEAASDESIHDHSAFARLSWPPHR